One window from the genome of Bdellovibrionales bacterium encodes:
- the gyrB gene encoding DNA topoisomerase (ATP-hydrolyzing) subunit B, producing the protein MESSKGLSVSDQNVSTAPEQKNYGADQIQVLEGLEAVRKRPGMYIGDTGVRGYHHLVYEVVDNSVDEALAGYCKHIQVTINADESITVEDDGRGIPVGAHKNGKSALEIVMTVLHAGGKFDGGGYKVSGGLHGVGASVVNALSARCQVEVQREGFVWTQRYEKGVIQAPVEKGETTTKTGTKTTFKPDREIFKDETITYDFNTLANRFRELAFLNGGLHISLKDERTGKKQDFQYANGVAEFVQFMNQSKKPLHNEVIYFRGEKEGVEAEISLQWNDSYSESIFTYCNNINTHEGGTHLMGFRSALTRTTNAYATEKNLLKDLKENLEGEDIREGLAAVISVKVREPQFEGQTKTKLGNTEVKGIVESLVNEKLADWMDRNPSVAKNIIMKCVESARAREAARKARDLTRRKTALDGGSLPGKMADCQERDPAKCELYLVEGDSAGGSAKQGRDRKTQAVLPLKGKILNVEKARFDKMLSNEEIKMMISALGTGIGKENVNVDKIRYHKIIIMTDADVDGSHIRTLLLTFFYRQMPEVLERGYIYIAQPPLYRAKKGQSENYLKDDSALTEYLLSSGLNNFKIKGKENTSEVDLRKMIINIQKFNGLLRSSSAKYDKDVLYFFLSKVADLEKTLSDEGKLSAALKDLEAWIHANPASGITEVKTEIKKDEAGKPYADIFTVRYADRVTTKLGASNLTAPEIVELRNLWGQIQGITKLPFTITQNESEFSFENYNDFQNHVMESTKKGVYIQRYKGLGEMNPEQLWETTLNPEHRALLRVSIDDAVAADETFSVLMGEQVEPRRQFIHDNALLARSLDV; encoded by the coding sequence ATGGAAAGTTCGAAGGGATTAAGCGTGTCAGATCAAAATGTATCTACAGCTCCTGAACAAAAGAATTATGGTGCTGACCAAATTCAAGTTCTTGAAGGCTTGGAAGCTGTTCGTAAAAGACCAGGGATGTATATCGGTGATACTGGAGTTCGTGGTTATCACCATCTTGTGTATGAAGTTGTGGATAACTCCGTAGATGAGGCGCTTGCAGGATATTGCAAACACATTCAAGTCACTATCAACGCCGATGAATCTATCACTGTCGAAGATGATGGCCGTGGTATCCCAGTAGGTGCCCATAAAAACGGAAAATCAGCGCTTGAAATCGTTATGACTGTTCTCCATGCCGGCGGTAAATTCGACGGTGGTGGTTACAAAGTATCCGGCGGCCTTCATGGTGTAGGCGCTTCCGTAGTGAATGCCCTTTCTGCTCGTTGCCAAGTTGAAGTTCAGCGCGAAGGTTTTGTTTGGACTCAACGTTATGAAAAAGGGGTGATTCAAGCTCCAGTCGAAAAAGGCGAAACAACCACTAAAACAGGAACGAAAACGACCTTTAAACCAGACCGTGAAATCTTCAAAGATGAAACGATTACTTACGATTTCAACACATTAGCAAATCGTTTCCGTGAATTGGCTTTCTTGAATGGTGGCTTGCACATTTCTTTGAAAGATGAGCGCACCGGAAAGAAACAAGATTTCCAATATGCGAATGGTGTAGCTGAATTCGTTCAGTTCATGAATCAATCTAAAAAACCTCTTCACAATGAAGTCATTTACTTCCGCGGTGAAAAAGAGGGAGTTGAAGCTGAGATCTCATTGCAGTGGAATGACTCCTACTCAGAATCTATTTTCACTTATTGCAACAACATCAATACGCACGAAGGTGGAACTCACTTGATGGGTTTCCGTTCAGCTCTAACTCGTACAACAAATGCGTACGCTACTGAAAAGAACCTTTTGAAAGATTTGAAAGAGAATCTTGAGGGTGAAGATATTCGCGAAGGTTTGGCAGCGGTTATTTCTGTAAAAGTTCGTGAACCACAGTTTGAAGGTCAGACAAAAACCAAACTCGGTAACACCGAAGTAAAAGGTATTGTTGAATCTCTCGTAAATGAAAAACTTGCAGACTGGATGGATCGTAATCCATCAGTTGCAAAGAACATCATCATGAAATGCGTGGAATCAGCGCGCGCCCGCGAGGCCGCTCGTAAAGCTCGCGATCTGACTCGTCGTAAGACAGCTCTTGATGGCGGTTCTTTGCCGGGTAAAATGGCGGACTGCCAAGAACGTGATCCAGCGAAGTGTGAATTGTACCTGGTGGAGGGTGACTCCGCGGGTGGTTCTGCGAAGCAGGGCCGTGACCGCAAGACGCAAGCTGTTTTGCCTTTGAAAGGTAAAATCTTGAACGTTGAGAAGGCGCGCTTTGATAAAATGCTTTCTAACGAAGAGATCAAAATGATGATCTCAGCTCTTGGTACCGGGATCGGTAAAGAGAATGTGAACGTGGATAAAATCCGCTATCACAAAATCATCATCATGACAGATGCCGACGTCGACGGATCCCATATCCGTACGTTGCTTCTGACATTCTTCTATCGCCAAATGCCGGAAGTGCTTGAGCGTGGTTATATCTACATCGCTCAGCCGCCGTTGTATCGTGCGAAAAAAGGCCAATCTGAGAACTATTTGAAAGATGATTCAGCTTTAACTGAGTATCTTTTGAGCTCTGGGTTGAATAACTTCAAAATCAAAGGCAAAGAGAATACTTCTGAAGTGGACCTTCGTAAAATGATCATCAACATCCAAAAATTTAATGGTTTGTTGAGATCATCGTCAGCGAAATACGACAAAGACGTTTTATACTTCTTCCTCAGTAAAGTGGCTGATCTTGAGAAAACATTATCAGATGAAGGCAAGTTATCCGCAGCTTTGAAAGATCTCGAAGCTTGGATTCATGCCAATCCTGCTTCTGGTATCACAGAAGTTAAAACTGAAATCAAAAAAGATGAGGCTGGCAAACCTTATGCCGACATCTTCACCGTTCGCTATGCGGACCGCGTGACGACAAAGCTTGGTGCTTCAAACCTCACTGCGCCTGAAATCGTTGAGCTTCGTAATCTTTGGGGTCAAATCCAAGGCATTACGAAATTGCCATTCACTATCACGCAAAATGAATCGGAATTCTCGTTTGAAAACTACAACGACTTCCAAAATCACGTGATGGAATCGACGAAAAAAGGCGTTTACATCCAACGTTACAAGGGATTGGGAGAGATGAATCCAGAGCAGCTCTGGGAAACAACTCTGAATCCAGAACATCGTGCACTTTTGCGCGTGAGCATCGACGACGCTGTTGCTGCTGACGAGACTTTCAGTGTCTTGATGGGTGAACAAGTAGAACCACGTCGTCAATTTATTCACGACAATGCTCTTCTTGCTCGTAGCTTGGACGTTTAA
- a CDS encoding peptidylprolyl isomerase: MNKLLLSFFLLIPFVANAEVVERIVAIVNNEIILESDFKDLQHKMKTPALIDDSLLMGKSVDDLKKDRKAQLDYLINEKIMQSEIKRLNHSVTMERVDQEIKDMAKKNNVTVPEILAAFKSQGISQSEYQAFLKEKIEKQSLIESEIISKLRISDDDALAEYLKKNPENKSSVNEFTIAHIFFNPKKGGPDEAYKRAQAVLEKLRQGESFETLAEQNSEDPNFTTGGLLGTFKSGEFLKEVEDSIQNLNPGQTTGIVKSRMGYHIVKLLGKKLTTDPKFEREKERIKSALFEQNFKRQMKNWLQSKREESFIRINEK, translated from the coding sequence ATGAATAAGCTACTTCTCTCTTTCTTTTTGTTGATTCCCTTTGTTGCGAACGCAGAGGTGGTTGAGCGTATCGTTGCCATCGTAAATAACGAGATCATTCTTGAGTCTGATTTCAAAGATCTTCAGCATAAAATGAAAACTCCGGCGTTGATCGACGACAGCCTTTTGATGGGTAAGTCGGTTGATGATCTTAAAAAAGATCGTAAGGCTCAGCTTGATTACTTAATTAACGAAAAGATCATGCAATCTGAAATCAAACGCCTGAACCATAGCGTAACCATGGAACGTGTTGATCAAGAGATCAAAGACATGGCGAAGAAGAATAACGTCACTGTTCCAGAGATCCTCGCAGCTTTTAAGTCTCAAGGAATTTCCCAATCTGAGTACCAAGCTTTCTTGAAAGAAAAAATCGAGAAGCAATCTTTGATTGAATCCGAAATCATTTCTAAACTTCGTATTTCTGATGACGATGCTTTAGCTGAATACCTTAAGAAAAACCCTGAAAACAAATCCAGCGTCAATGAGTTCACTATCGCGCATATCTTCTTTAATCCTAAAAAGGGCGGTCCTGATGAGGCGTACAAGCGCGCGCAAGCTGTTCTCGAAAAGCTTCGTCAGGGCGAAAGCTTTGAGACTCTGGCTGAGCAAAACAGTGAAGATCCGAACTTCACAACAGGCGGTTTGCTAGGAACTTTCAAATCCGGCGAATTTTTAAAAGAAGTTGAGGACTCCATTCAGAATCTCAACCCTGGTCAAACAACGGGTATCGTGAAATCTCGCATGGGTTATCACATCGTGAAGCTTCTCGGTAAGAAGCTCACGACAGATCCTAAGTTTGAACGTGAAAAAGAACGCATTAAGTCCGCTCTTTTTGAACAGAACTTCAAACGCCAAATGAAAAACTGGCTTCAATCAAAGCGCGAAGAATCCTTCATTCGTATTAACGAAAAATAG
- a CDS encoding tetratricopeptide repeat protein, protein MLKQVLIVGLTLGLSACSPPEAKDYKQAQEEIAQGHHHIALSSLDRVLKRAPDSEYAVKAARDGARIASLEIKDYKKAVDYYQFLVLHSPDPEERLNSQKQLASIYFDQLQNYDKAILELNKLVRSTESDIEVARYKLDIARANYYQNNFFQAHSELDDLLKLNIDDEERFSAWVLKSNIHIALKEYPKAIEILKKITTTYPQKSLLENVYQTLAVCYEESDNFAEAIKTLESVKDKYPQPEYIEIRIKRLKDRQKNRPGARGLRK, encoded by the coding sequence ATGCTTAAGCAGGTGCTGATCGTAGGTCTCACTCTCGGTCTCAGCGCCTGCTCGCCTCCAGAGGCGAAAGATTATAAACAGGCCCAGGAAGAAATCGCCCAGGGTCACCACCACATTGCTCTCTCAAGTCTTGATCGAGTGTTAAAACGGGCTCCTGACAGCGAATACGCTGTGAAAGCAGCCCGCGATGGTGCTCGAATAGCCTCTCTTGAAATTAAAGATTATAAAAAAGCCGTCGATTATTATCAGTTTTTGGTTTTGCACTCGCCGGATCCTGAAGAGCGTTTGAATTCTCAGAAGCAACTTGCTTCTATCTACTTTGACCAACTTCAGAACTACGACAAAGCTATTCTAGAGTTGAATAAACTTGTTCGCAGCACAGAGTCTGACATTGAGGTGGCTCGATATAAGCTCGATATTGCTCGCGCAAACTATTACCAGAATAACTTTTTTCAGGCTCATAGCGAGCTCGACGACTTGCTGAAATTGAACATCGATGATGAAGAAAGATTCTCTGCCTGGGTGCTAAAAAGTAACATCCACATTGCTCTAAAAGAGTATCCGAAGGCGATTGAGATTCTTAAAAAGATCACCACGACTTATCCGCAAAAGTCTTTGCTGGAAAACGTGTATCAGACACTTGCCGTCTGTTATGAAGAAAGTGATAACTTTGCTGAAGCCATTAAAACTTTGGAATCAGTAAAGGACAAATATCCGCAGCCTGAATATATAGAGATCCGGATCAAACGCCTAAAAGACAGGCAGAAAAACCGCCCAGGCGCACGGGGGCTTCGAAAGTAA
- the atpB gene encoding F0F1 ATP synthase subunit A, protein MAFNWTQLIPQVGHDHDKVAVATFAITSIALVFVGLLGRASLGKGDVAVVPAGKFSLRGILELITEFIANLVDTVIGHHGRHFTPMFTAVFFFVFVNNLVGVIPGMTPATENINTTFGMGLFMFLAYNTLGIKENGIVAYLKHFMGPVVFLAPLMFVIELVSHFVRPFSLGLRLANVMMGDHTVVSVFLDLIPIGAPLPFYIMGLFVAFVQAFVFTLLSMVYVAFATAHDH, encoded by the coding sequence ATGGCTTTTAACTGGACACAGCTAATTCCTCAAGTCGGTCACGATCACGATAAAGTAGCGGTTGCGACTTTTGCTATCACAAGCATTGCCCTGGTTTTTGTGGGTCTTCTTGGTCGCGCATCTCTTGGTAAAGGTGATGTTGCCGTTGTTCCTGCTGGAAAGTTCTCTCTTCGTGGCATCTTGGAACTCATCACGGAGTTCATTGCAAATCTTGTCGACACTGTTATCGGTCACCACGGCCGTCACTTCACGCCAATGTTCACCGCAGTTTTCTTCTTCGTATTCGTGAACAACTTGGTGGGTGTTATTCCTGGCATGACTCCAGCAACAGAAAACATCAATACCACATTCGGTATGGGTCTTTTCATGTTCCTCGCTTACAACACACTCGGTATTAAAGAAAACGGTATCGTTGCTTACCTTAAGCACTTCATGGGCCCAGTTGTTTTCTTGGCGCCTTTGATGTTTGTGATCGAGTTAGTTTCTCACTTCGTACGTCCCTTCAGTTTGGGACTTCGTTTGGCGAACGTAATGATGGGTGACCACACAGTTGTATCTGTGTTCTTGGATTTGATTCCAATCGGTGCCCCACTCCCATTCTACATCATGGGTTTGTTCGTCGCTTTCGTTCAGGCATTCGTTTTTACATTATTGTCTATGGTGTACGTCGCGTTCGCAACAGCACACGATCACTAA
- a CDS encoding 4-hydroxythreonine-4-phosphate dehydrogenase PdxA: MKAVAALKIAITTGDTDGIGLEIAEKALLKLGPQRGVHFLIWRGEKSFPRALKKLSKKFKLVSFNSPIKALSYLRSADMKPNQLVEIVSSDSPALWVQQTAIWCQEKQIHGMVTGPLSKTEIHRAGLKDMGHTDILKRVSKSPKVHMGFVGDKFNVVLNTAHIPLSQVPHSLTVRELLSGIEAANSLRLKLPKSLQKKPIAVLGLNPHAGEEGMIGLEEQTDIMIAISEAQKAKIPLVGPLVPDAAFLEENWKKYSVYLAMYHDQGLIPFKTIHGQKSGVHISLGIPFVRTSVDHGTAKDIFGKNKAIANSMIDAVQACIRLAKNL; the protein is encoded by the coding sequence ATGAAAGCCGTCGCCGCTTTGAAGATTGCTATCACCACCGGAGACACCGACGGCATTGGTCTTGAGATTGCCGAAAAGGCACTGCTCAAACTCGGCCCTCAGCGTGGGGTGCACTTTCTCATTTGGCGCGGCGAGAAGTCGTTTCCTCGCGCCCTAAAAAAACTCTCTAAGAAGTTCAAGCTCGTCAGTTTTAATTCACCAATTAAAGCTCTGAGCTACTTACGATCAGCCGATATGAAACCGAATCAGCTGGTCGAAATAGTTTCTTCTGATTCACCAGCTTTGTGGGTGCAACAAACGGCAATTTGGTGCCAAGAAAAACAAATTCACGGCATGGTCACCGGGCCTCTTTCAAAAACTGAGATCCATCGCGCGGGCCTAAAAGACATGGGTCACACCGACATCTTAAAACGCGTTTCAAAATCTCCGAAAGTACATATGGGCTTTGTCGGCGATAAATTCAATGTTGTTCTGAATACGGCCCATATTCCTTTATCACAGGTGCCGCACAGCTTGACGGTCAGAGAATTACTCTCTGGGATTGAAGCAGCAAATAGCCTTCGTCTGAAGCTACCAAAGTCTCTGCAAAAGAAGCCGATCGCCGTCTTGGGTCTAAATCCTCACGCTGGCGAAGAGGGCATGATTGGTCTTGAGGAACAGACCGATATTATGATTGCTATTTCGGAGGCCCAGAAGGCCAAGATCCCTCTTGTCGGTCCTTTGGTTCCTGATGCCGCCTTTCTAGAAGAAAACTGGAAAAAATATTCCGTTTATCTGGCGATGTACCATGATCAAGGACTCATTCCTTTTAAAACTATTCACGGCCAAAAGAGCGGCGTGCATATTTCCCTCGGAATTCCATTCGTTCGAACAAGTGTTGATCACGGCACGGCGAAGGATATTTTCGGCAAAAACAAAGCCATTGCGAACTCGATGATTGACGCAGTTCAAGCTTGTATCCGCCTGGCAAAAAATTTATAA
- a CDS encoding phosphomannomutase/phosphoglucomutase yields the protein MFKPVIFREYDIRGVYNGDFDDAFAELLGRSYVVYMKENKGVSNPTVALGNDARLSSPNIINALTKGITESGGNVIHLGLVTSPVCYFATFTLPVDGAIQVTGSHNPPDYNGFKISVGKATIFGEEIQKLRKIMEKGQFLNGKGAVSKHDIFPAYFEKYKKEFGNLGNVKVVLDCGNGAGGVVARGLFNAVGLNPTILFEEPDGRFPNHHPDPTVEKNLKDLQAQVLKEGAVCGIGFDGDADRIGVVDHTGRMVYGDELMVIISRSILATQKGAKIVGDVKCSDRLYDDIAKHGGVPIMWKTGHSLVKEKIKVEHAPFGGEMSGHVFFADRNYGYDDAPYAALRLVEILHQTGKNIPQLLEGLPPAFNTPEIRIDTTEEKKVLIVEKMIEAFGKGGPDFKANLIDGIRLSFADGWALCRASNTQPVLVVRYEATTQAGLDRIRNKVESVVNKYL from the coding sequence ATGTTTAAACCAGTCATCTTTAGAGAATACGATATCCGTGGTGTTTACAATGGCGACTTCGATGACGCTTTCGCGGAGCTACTCGGCCGCTCGTATGTCGTTTACATGAAAGAAAACAAAGGCGTTTCAAACCCAACAGTGGCTCTGGGTAATGACGCTCGTTTGTCTTCACCTAACATCATCAATGCGCTTACTAAAGGGATCACTGAATCTGGCGGTAACGTTATTCACTTGGGTCTTGTCACAAGCCCAGTATGCTATTTCGCGACCTTCACTTTGCCTGTTGATGGCGCGATCCAAGTTACCGGTAGCCACAATCCACCAGACTATAATGGTTTCAAAATTTCTGTCGGTAAAGCAACCATCTTCGGCGAAGAGATTCAAAAGCTTCGTAAGATTATGGAGAAAGGTCAGTTCCTGAATGGTAAAGGAGCTGTTTCCAAGCACGACATTTTCCCTGCGTACTTTGAAAAGTACAAAAAAGAATTCGGCAATCTCGGCAACGTCAAAGTTGTCTTGGATTGCGGTAACGGCGCCGGCGGTGTTGTGGCTCGCGGCCTTTTCAATGCAGTTGGGTTGAATCCAACGATCTTGTTTGAAGAGCCAGATGGTCGCTTCCCGAATCACCATCCAGATCCAACAGTAGAGAAGAATCTAAAAGATCTTCAAGCTCAAGTCCTTAAAGAGGGCGCTGTTTGTGGTATCGGCTTTGACGGTGATGCAGATCGTATTGGTGTCGTCGATCACACCGGCCGTATGGTTTACGGCGATGAGTTGATGGTCATCATCTCTCGGTCCATCTTAGCGACTCAGAAAGGCGCTAAAATCGTTGGCGATGTAAAGTGCTCTGATCGTCTTTATGATGATATTGCGAAGCACGGTGGCGTTCCAATCATGTGGAAAACGGGCCACAGCCTGGTTAAAGAAAAAATCAAAGTTGAACATGCTCCCTTCGGTGGCGAAATGAGCGGTCATGTGTTCTTCGCGGACAGAAATTACGGTTACGACGATGCTCCTTACGCGGCTCTCAGACTCGTAGAAATCTTGCACCAGACAGGTAAAAACATCCCGCAACTTCTAGAGGGTTTGCCACCGGCATTCAACACTCCAGAAATTCGCATCGACACAACGGAAGAGAAGAAAGTATTGATCGTTGAAAAGATGATCGAAGCTTTCGGTAAGGGCGGACCAGATTTCAAAGCAAACTTGATCGATGGAATTCGTTTAAGCTTTGCAGACGGCTGGGCCCTTTGCCGTGCTTCTAATACTCAGCCAGTATTGGTCGTCCGTTACGAAGCAACAACCCAAGCGGGTCTTGATAGAATCCGCAATAAAGTTGAGTCTGTCGTAAATAAGTATCTCTAA
- the gyrA gene encoding DNA gyrase subunit A: MDNTNQEKGVTVVDINKEMRDAYLQYSMSVIVGRALPDVRDGLKPVHRRILFAQHELSNTHDKPYKKSARVVGDVIGKYHPHGDAAVYETMVRMAQDFSLRYPLTDGQGNFGSIDGDNAAAARYTEVRMTRLAEELLNDIEKETVPFGPNYDDSLEIPLVLPAKYPNLLVNGSSGIAVGMATNIPPHNLGEVIDGCIHVINNPDCSIDDVMMHVKGPDFPSSGVIAGREGIMQAYKKGRGVITLKAVAEIVQGKDREEIIVSEIPYQVNKAKLIESIADLVRDKQIEGISDIRDESSREGMRIVIVLKRGENATVILNRLYKYTQMQISFGIIMLALDAKNQPVTFNLKNMLEAFVDHRRDVVTKRCIFELKKAQERAHILEGLKKALDHIDEVIATIKASKEANAAREALMAKFEFSERQAVAILEMRLQRLTGLERDKILNELAELMKQIDWLKMVLSDVREIYKIIVAELEDIKKRYADARRTQITGDLTDIEDEDLIADESMVVTITNTGYIKRIPTEEYRLQKRGGKGLKGIETKEEDYVTSIFTASTKTMLLVFTDKGKVYWCKVHRLPLGNRTSKGKAIANVVQLASGEKVRSILPIDQFEENKYIVMLTEKGIIKKTSLDSFSNPRTAGLIALTTDLDDAIIDCKISDGTSDIFIATKDGMSIRFNESDVRGMGRTARGVKGITLAKDDIVIGMEVFEKGSKDTILMVTQSGYGKRSELEEYRIQSRGGVGIITQKTTDKVGMVVGTRKVKATQEVILSTDKGQNIRMKVSDISVLGRNTQGVRLINLGEKEEMVTSLAVVDDEEVAGEEVH, encoded by the coding sequence ATGGACAATACTAATCAAGAAAAAGGCGTAACGGTCGTAGATATCAACAAGGAGATGCGTGATGCGTATCTTCAGTACTCGATGTCAGTGATCGTGGGCCGTGCCCTTCCAGACGTGCGTGACGGTTTGAAACCGGTTCATCGCCGTATTTTGTTTGCTCAGCACGAACTCAGCAATACACACGATAAACCATATAAAAAATCTGCCCGTGTAGTCGGTGACGTGATCGGTAAATACCACCCGCATGGTGATGCTGCCGTTTACGAAACGATGGTTCGTATGGCGCAGGACTTCTCTCTTCGCTACCCGTTGACGGATGGTCAAGGGAACTTCGGTTCGATCGATGGTGATAATGCGGCTGCTGCCCGTTACACCGAAGTTCGTATGACTCGTTTGGCGGAAGAACTTCTGAACGATATTGAAAAAGAAACGGTTCCATTTGGTCCGAACTACGATGACTCTTTGGAAATTCCATTAGTATTGCCGGCGAAGTACCCGAACCTTTTGGTGAACGGCTCTTCTGGTATCGCGGTTGGTATGGCGACAAATATTCCGCCACACAATTTGGGCGAAGTGATCGATGGTTGTATCCATGTGATCAACAATCCTGATTGCTCGATCGACGATGTGATGATGCACGTAAAAGGTCCGGACTTCCCGTCTTCTGGTGTAATCGCTGGTCGTGAAGGAATCATGCAGGCCTACAAAAAGGGCCGTGGCGTTATTACTTTAAAAGCGGTTGCTGAAATCGTTCAAGGTAAAGACCGCGAAGAAATCATCGTTAGCGAAATTCCTTACCAAGTGAATAAAGCAAAGCTCATTGAAAGCATCGCGGACCTTGTTCGTGATAAGCAAATCGAAGGTATCTCTGATATCCGCGATGAGTCTTCTCGTGAAGGTATGCGCATTGTGATCGTGCTTAAGCGCGGTGAAAACGCAACTGTGATCTTGAATCGCTTGTACAAGTACACGCAAATGCAAATCAGCTTCGGTATCATTATGCTGGCGTTGGATGCGAAAAACCAACCAGTGACTTTCAATTTGAAAAACATGTTGGAAGCTTTCGTTGATCACCGCCGCGACGTTGTTACTAAACGTTGTATCTTTGAATTGAAGAAAGCCCAAGAACGCGCACACATCTTGGAAGGTTTGAAAAAAGCCCTTGATCACATCGATGAAGTGATCGCGACAATCAAAGCCTCTAAAGAAGCCAATGCGGCTCGCGAAGCCTTGATGGCGAAGTTTGAATTCAGCGAGCGCCAAGCAGTTGCGATTCTTGAAATGCGTTTGCAGCGTTTGACAGGTTTAGAGAGAGATAAAATCCTCAACGAACTTGCTGAATTGATGAAACAAATCGACTGGTTGAAAATGGTTCTTTCTGACGTTCGCGAGATCTATAAAATCATCGTGGCCGAACTTGAAGACATCAAAAAGCGTTACGCGGACGCTCGTCGTACCCAAATCACCGGCGATTTGACAGATATCGAAGACGAAGACCTGATTGCTGATGAATCGATGGTTGTGACAATCACAAACACTGGTTACATCAAGCGTATTCCGACTGAGGAATACCGTCTGCAAAAACGTGGCGGTAAAGGTCTTAAAGGTATCGAAACGAAAGAAGAAGATTACGTTACTAGCATCTTTACTGCGAGTACGAAGACAATGCTCTTGGTATTCACAGATAAAGGTAAAGTCTACTGGTGTAAAGTTCATAGACTCCCGCTTGGCAACCGTACCTCAAAAGGAAAAGCGATTGCGAACGTGGTTCAATTGGCATCTGGAGAGAAAGTTCGTTCTATCCTCCCGATCGATCAATTCGAAGAGAACAAGTACATCGTTATGTTGACTGAAAAAGGGATTATCAAGAAGACCTCTTTGGATTCCTTCTCAAATCCTCGTACAGCTGGCTTGATTGCTCTGACGACAGATTTGGATGATGCGATCATCGATTGCAAAATCTCAGACGGCACTAGCGACATCTTCATTGCGACTAAAGACGGTATGTCGATTCGTTTCAACGAAAGCGACGTTCGCGGTATGGGTCGTACGGCTCGTGGCGTGAAAGGTATTACTTTGGCGAAAGACGATATCGTTATCGGTATGGAAGTCTTTGAAAAAGGCAGCAAAGATACTATTTTAATGGTGACTCAATCTGGTTACGGTAAACGTTCTGAGCTTGAAGAGTACAGAATCCAAAGCCGTGGCGGTGTGGGTATCATCACTCAGAAAACCACTGACAAAGTCGGTATGGTTGTCGGAACGCGCAAAGTAAAAGCGACTCAAGAAGTGATCTTGTCGACTGATAAAGGTCAAAACATCCGTATGAAGGTTTCTGATATTTCTGTCCTCGGCAGAAATACTCAAGGTGTTCGTTTGATCAACCTCGGCGAAAAAGAGGAAATGGTCACGAGCCTTGCGGTCGTAGACGACGAAGAAGTTGCGGGTGAGGAAGTTCACTAA
- a CDS encoding ATP synthase F0 subunit C: protein MKNFSKKMIVALAATMVTAPAFAQEAAAAAPAEKQGLVAIAAALAIGLAAFGGAMAQGKAASSALEGISRNPAASGKILTPMIIGLALIESLVIYALLIALRLS, encoded by the coding sequence ATGAAAAACTTCAGCAAAAAAATGATCGTAGCTTTGGCTGCAACAATGGTAACTGCACCTGCATTCGCACAAGAAGCGGCTGCTGCTGCTCCAGCAGAAAAACAAGGTTTGGTTGCAATCGCAGCTGCTTTGGCAATCGGTTTGGCAGCATTCGGTGGTGCGATGGCTCAAGGTAAAGCAGCTTCTTCTGCTCTTGAAGGTATCTCTCGCAATCCAGCAGCGTCTGGCAAAATCTTGACTCCAATGATCATCGGTTTGGCTCTTATCGAGTCTCTCGTGATCTACGCTCTTTTGATCGCATTGCGCCTTTCTTAA
- a CDS encoding AtpZ/AtpI family protein: protein MKKYLIFASIGFELVGIMVASIYLGQTIDKTYQTKGLALIALMFIGLASWLTHVILLLRRFQKDEPEDKE, encoded by the coding sequence ATGAAAAAGTACCTAATTTTTGCTTCGATCGGTTTTGAGCTCGTCGGAATTATGGTCGCTTCGATTTATTTAGGTCAGACAATTGATAAAACCTATCAAACAAAGGGTTTGGCATTAATTGCATTGATGTTCATTGGGCTCGCCAGCTGGCTGACCCATGTGATACTCCTTCTTCGCCGTTTTCAAAAAGACGAACCCGAAGATAAAGAATAA